The sequence TATAAACGCATTTCTGCTGGTGCTACCCTTGAATGGAAACACGGAGGCCAGATGTATTCGGGAACAAATGGCCTGGGATATACATATGGTACGGCAAAAGTGACCGAAGACCGTTCAACGCCGTTTATTTATAAAGGGTATAAAGAGGATGGAACCCTCAATGATATACAACGCGGCGGCGAAGGTGACCCGGATGCTTATGAGGATCTATACTCCAATGTGTTAGGCAATATCGATGAAGCTTTTATTTTTGATGCATCTTTCGTGAAACTGAGGGAAGTAGTCATCGGTTATGAAATCCCCAGGATAGGAATATTTGATATGAAAGTGTCCCTCTTCGCCAGAAATCTATTACTTTGGACAAAGTTACCGGCAATTGATCCCGAATCTTCGCAAGGTAATACGAATATGGGCGGCGCATTTGAACGTTTTTCCATGCCCCAGACATCCAGTTTCGGGATCAGTTTGAATGTAGTTTTTTAACTTTGTAAACAAATATAAAATGAAAACATATAATCTATTCAAACAAATATTTCTTTTATTGGCGTTGGTACTTCCTTTTTCATCCTGTACCGAAGACAAGATGGATGATATCAATGAAAATAAGAACAATCCGGAAGATATGCAGGCGCGTTTCATCATAACAGATGCAATGGCAAAAACCGCATTCTCCGTTACAGGTACCGATTATAATTATTATGCTTCGGTATTTATTGAACACAATGTCGGAACATATGGACAAATGTACAATGCCGAGATAAGGGTATCTGAACCTACTTCAGCTTCCACATACGGTAACGCCTGGCGTTCTTCCTATGAATGTATCTGGTATTTAAGGATCATCATCGATAAATGCTCAGACGGTGGAGCAGAGGAGGGAAATTACCACACCATGGGTATCTCCCAGATCCTGATGGCTTATAATATTGCAGTTCTTACCGACCTGATGGGTGATGTACCGTGGACGGAAGCGGGAAAACCTACAGAAATCCCTCAACCGAAGTTAGACAAACAAGAAGATATTTACAGTGATATATTCGCTTTGCTGAATGAAGGAATTGCCAATCTGGAAAAAGAAAGTTCATATGCGTCATTGGGAACACAGGATTTAATTTACGGTGGTGATGCAGACAAATGGATCAAAGCAGCATGGGGTCTTAAAGCCCGTTATGCTATGCGGCTTTCTCACAGAAATCCACAATACCGGAATGTAATCGACTGGGTTGACGAATCTTTTGCCGATGCAGGGGAACAATTTCAATTCAATTATAACGGAAGTACTACCGTAAGTCCAATGTATAAATTCCACCAGGATCGGCTGGGAAATCTGGGATCAAGTCAAAGTCTATATGCTAAGA is a genomic window of Bacteroidales bacterium containing:
- a CDS encoding SusD/RagB family nutrient-binding outer membrane lipoprotein; amino-acid sequence: MKTYNLFKQIFLLLALVLPFSSCTEDKMDDINENKNNPEDMQARFIITDAMAKTAFSVTGTDYNYYASVFIEHNVGTYGQMYNAEIRVSEPTSASTYGNAWRSSYECIWYLRIIIDKCSDGGAEEGNYHTMGISQILMAYNIAVLTDLMGDVPWTEAGKPTEIPQPKLDKQEDIYSDIFALLNEGIANLEKESSYASLGTQDLIYGGDADKWIKAAWGLKARYAMRLSHRNPQYRNVIDWVDESFADAGEQFQFNYNGSTTVSPMYKFHQDRLGNLGSSQSLYAKIEERNDPRESKFFLENSGELAPNGKPEQNQAKYGTSALSSPTAPTYLLSYHELQFLKAEAYARLNNTTEALNALSKAITAAFEKVGLTEDEADEYFESIQGRLNTNLLEEIMVQKYLAFYEEESMEAYNDYRRLTAMGNENFIRLSNANNPAKFPKRYTYGDSDVSANENIGSIFGNGSYVYEEPVWWAGGTR